The Deinococcus betulae region CAGCAGCGGGCAGGATCATGGTGCGGGCCATGTACTCGGTGGTCTCGCCCTCGATGTTCACCGTCTTGAAGTAAATGTCGTACATGATTTCCTGACGGGCCGCCAGCTCGCGGTCGCTCAGGACGCCAAACTTGGCGAACAGCGCAGCATTTTTCTCGTCGGTCAGGTGCTCGACGGCGTCCAGGGTGGTGCGCAGGTTCAGGAGCCCACGGTCCTTCTCGGCTTCCTGGTGCCACTCGTCACTGTAGCCGTCGCCGTTGAACACAATGCGCTTGTGGGCGCTGTAGGTGGCCTTCACGATGTCGGCCAGGGCGGCATTCAGGTCGCCGCCGGCCTCCAGCTTGGCCTGCAATTCGGCGGTCAGGGCGGTGACCGCGTCAGCCACGATGGTGTTCAGGACGGTGATCGGGAAGGAAATGCTCTGGCTGCTGCCCGCCGCGCGGAACTCGAACTTGTTGCCGGTAAAGGCGAAGGGGCTCGTGCGGTTGCGGTCCCCCGCATGGCGGGGCAGCGGGGGCAGCACGCTGGTGCCCAGGCCCAGCAGACCGGCTTCCGTGCCACGCCCACCCTGACCAGATTCCAGACGGTCAAAAATCTCGCTCAGTTCGCTGCCCAGGAAGATGGAGATGATGGCGGGCGGCGCCTCGTTGGCCCCCAGGCGGTGGTCGTTGCTGGCGCTGGCCACGCTGATGCGCAGCAGGTCCTGGTGTTCATCCACGGCCTTGATCACGGCGCTGGTGAAAAACAGGAACTGCATGTTCTCGTGGGGGGTGTCGCCGGGTTCCAGCAGGTTCTCGCCCTTGTTGGTCGCCATGCTCCAGTTGCAGTGCTTCCCCGAGCCGTTCACGCCCGCAAAGGGCTTCTCGTGCAGCAGGGCCACCAGGCCGTACTTGCGCGCCGTGTTGCGCAGCACCTGCATGGTGAGCTGCTGGTGGTCAGCGGCGATGTTGCTGTCCTCGAAAATAGGCGCAATCTCAAACTGGCCGGGGGCCACCTCGTTGTGACGGGTCTTGACCGGAATGCCCAGGGCGTACAGCTGGGTCTCGGCGTCGGTCATGAAGCTCAGTACGCGGTCGGGGATAGCGC contains the following coding sequences:
- a CDS encoding glutamine synthetase III family protein, encoding MNHDFDVISAARNWRTDAAATATPSDIVTGVYASDVLTLEQLRARLSKPTFKSIQATLERGATLDPSIADTVALAMKTWAMEKGATHYTHWFHPLTGATAEKHDSFVSPDGDGAAIATFSGKELIQAEPDASSFPSGGLRATFEARGYTAWDSSSPAFIMRHANGATLCIPTAFASWTGEALDTKTPLLRSVEALNKAVTPALKLFGASEGTRVGSTLGAEQEYFLIAEEYFYRRPDLVMTGRTLFGAQPPRGQELEDHYFGAIPDRVLSFMTDAETQLYALGIPVKTRHNEVAPGQFEIAPIFEDSNIAADHQQLTMQVLRNTARKYGLVALLHEKPFAGVNGSGKHCNWSMATNKGENLLEPGDTPHENMQFLFFTSAVIKAVDEHQDLLRISVASASNDHRLGANEAPPAIISIFLGSELSEIFDRLESGQGGRGTEAGLLGLGTSVLPPLPRHAGDRNRTSPFAFTGNKFEFRAAGSSQSISFPITVLNTIVADAVTALTAELQAKLEAGGDLNAALADIVKATYSAHKRIVFNGDGYSDEWHQEAEKDRGLLNLRTTLDAVEHLTDEKNAALFAKFGVLSDRELAARQEIMYDIYFKTVNIEGETTEYMARTMILPAAVKYLGDLRAAGAGRAVTAISGEVEAAADALYDAVQSLSEQNAATGGDEVHDKAHHMRAHVLPAMSAVRTAADALEKVVAEQHWPLPTYRQMLFVK